A genomic region of Methanobacterium sp. contains the following coding sequences:
- a CDS encoding radical SAM protein yields the protein MNKEIDVMLINPYDENALKNALGFIAPPMNLMYLASSLEKESYSVKIVDDDFLQKGYKHVSEMAEKLNPQVVAVTATTSTINSALKYLEMVKNTLPNSLTVIGGPHTTFMPFETLKDSEALDVVVMGEGEKTMVDIAAQSSSESIPDLKEVKGIVFRDPNTRSLKSTPDRPLIKDLDSLPFPARHLVPFKSYGVSKEQTGGIITSRGCVYSCNYCSSSLIMGKKFRWRSPDNVVDEIEELIDNYQIRDIGFMDDTFMLNKRRANDIANEIKARGMDLSFVASSRVDRVDPELLQNLKNSGMQTIYYGVESGSQRILDIMKKGITLKNAENAVKIAKDAGLEVLTSFILGYPGETKDDMNKTIDFSTKLDSDYCQYSILTPFPGTPVYNELLEKNLIDNDDWNEYTVLKPVLKYDEMGLNKKMVERKLAIAYLKYYARPKYLMNHRHMFKVMFNTVIRSFILPKLMGGTGKGWYQNLDNNNSSK from the coding sequence ATGAATAAAGAAATTGATGTGATGCTCATAAACCCTTACGATGAGAATGCATTGAAAAATGCGCTTGGTTTCATAGCCCCTCCTATGAATCTGATGTACCTGGCGTCATCACTGGAGAAAGAATCTTACTCTGTTAAAATAGTAGATGATGATTTCCTCCAAAAGGGCTACAAACATGTGTCTGAGATGGCAGAAAAGCTCAATCCACAAGTAGTAGCAGTTACAGCCACCACATCCACAATAAACAGCGCACTTAAATACTTGGAAATGGTAAAGAATACCCTCCCTAATTCTTTAACTGTAATAGGTGGTCCACATACTACTTTCATGCCTTTTGAAACTTTAAAAGATTCTGAGGCCCTTGATGTGGTTGTTATGGGTGAGGGTGAGAAGACCATGGTTGACATAGCAGCCCAATCCTCCTCAGAAAGCATTCCCGATCTGAAAGAGGTTAAGGGAATTGTTTTCAGGGATCCAAACACTAGAAGTTTAAAATCTACACCCGATAGGCCTTTAATAAAGGATCTTGACTCATTACCTTTCCCAGCCAGACATCTTGTTCCCTTTAAATCCTATGGTGTCTCCAAAGAACAAACTGGTGGAATAATAACCAGTAGAGGTTGTGTTTATTCCTGTAATTACTGTTCATCCTCACTTATCATGGGTAAAAAGTTCCGATGGCGCAGCCCAGACAACGTGGTGGACGAAATAGAAGAATTAATAGATAACTACCAGATAAGAGACATAGGTTTCATGGATGACACATTCATGCTCAATAAAAGAAGGGCTAATGATATTGCCAATGAAATCAAAGCCAGAGGCATGGATTTGAGCTTCGTGGCATCTTCCCGTGTTGACAGGGTAGACCCGGAGTTACTTCAAAATCTTAAAAATTCAGGAATGCAAACAATATATTACGGTGTTGAATCAGGGTCACAGCGTATCTTAGACATAATGAAAAAAGGCATAACCCTCAAAAACGCCGAAAATGCTGTTAAAATTGCAAAAGATGCAGGTTTAGAAGTTTTAACCTCCTTTATATTAGGATATCCTGGAGAAACCAAAGATGACATGAATAAGACCATTGATTTTTCAACTAAACTTGATTCAGACTACTGCCAATACTCCATACTAACACCATTTCCTGGAACACCAGTCTACAATGAACTTCTGGAAAAAAATTTAATAGACAATGATGACTGGAATGAATACACAGTACTAAAGCCAGTTTTGAAATACGATGAAATGGGTTTAAACAAGAAAATGGTGGAAAGGAAACTGGCCATAGCCTATTTGAAATATTACGCAAGGCCAAAATATCTCATGAACCATAGGCATATGTTCAAGGTTATGTTTAATACAGTTATTCGGAGTTTTATACTCCCAAAACTCATGGGGGGCACTGGTAAAGGTTGGTACCAAAACCTGGACAACAATAATTCGTCAAAGTAG
- a CDS encoding DUF5518 domain-containing protein: MVVMVSVGAVVEGFILAIIFTVVLAILGVGSVLGLPVALFGFLIAGIIVGYISYGDIVDGTINGALMGVAGAIILWLLSLFKGQIAAFSAQLSTYVPLNSPQEIIIVIVVGAIGGAVGSLILRFNRRNRRYDEDQRDEVDRRD, encoded by the coding sequence ATGGTGGTTATGGTAAGTGTTGGGGCTGTGGTTGAAGGTTTTATTTTGGCAATTATATTTACGGTAGTTTTAGCAATTTTGGGTGTTGGATCAGTTCTGGGATTGCCGGTGGCCCTGTTTGGTTTTCTAATAGCAGGTATAATAGTTGGTTACATCTCATATGGGGACATTGTTGATGGAACGATTAATGGAGCACTTATGGGTGTTGCCGGTGCAATAATATTGTGGCTTCTTAGTTTATTCAAAGGTCAAATTGCTGCATTTTCTGCCCAATTATCAACTTATGTCCCATTAAACTCACCGCAAGAAATAATAATTGTAATAGTTGTGGGTGCAATAGGTGGTGCAGTTGGCTCATTAATACTAAGATTCAATCGAAGAAACCGAAGATACGATGAAGATCAAAGAGATGAGGTAGATAGAAGGGACTGA
- a CDS encoding LEA domain-containing protein, giving the protein MSEKTSEMKGKAKEMKGEIKGKAKEMEGEIKGKAKEAEGKIKGKIKKL; this is encoded by the coding sequence ATGAGTGAAAAAACAAGTGAAATGAAAGGAAAAGCCAAGGAAATGAAAGGAGAAATTAAAGGGAAAGCTAAGGAGATGGAAGGAGAAATTAAAGGAAAGGCTAAAGAAGCTGAAGGAAAAATAAAAGGTAAAATTAAGAAATTATGA
- a CDS encoding cupredoxin family copper-binding protein yields MKDEYLIFMIFGIVAIVALSGCTSENSTGNNSSSNSTGNSVSIQNFAFNPSTLTVKAGTTVTWTNKDSTNHPVASDTGVFASGDLNNGDSYSYTFNQTGNYPYHCTTHTSMKGTIIVQ; encoded by the coding sequence ATGAAAGATGAATATCTAATTTTCATGATCTTTGGAATTGTAGCCATTGTTGCCCTTTCAGGCTGCACCAGCGAGAACTCTACCGGGAATAACAGCAGCAGTAACTCCACTGGAAACAGTGTTAGCATCCAGAATTTTGCCTTTAATCCATCCACTCTCACTGTTAAAGCAGGCACCACAGTCACTTGGACTAATAAAGATTCAACCAACCATCCAGTTGCCAGTGATACCGGAGTATTTGCAAGCGGCGACCTTAACAATGGAGACAGTTACAGTTACACATTCAACCAAACAGGAAATTATCCTTACCACTGCACAACGCACACCTCCATGAAAGGAACTATCATTGTACAGTAA
- a CDS encoding Hsp20/alpha crystallin family protein, whose translation MVDKKELGKKVDDIKSDVSDKKDDVSDSISEMKDDAMDKKDEMQDEMGKRKTQADKLLKELVNTIKVKQVEVGKTLSDYTSLQKPLADIIETNDSLIIKIDLPGVTKEDIDIGIAGETIDIMVKFEEESEADDINYIQKERSYGETKRTIKLPSEIKVKKASANFKDSVLTIKLPKIEKRLHKIDIN comes from the coding sequence ATGGTCGATAAAAAAGAACTGGGAAAGAAAGTGGATGACATTAAATCTGATGTGTCTGATAAGAAAGATGATGTTAGTGATAGTATTAGTGAAATGAAAGATGATGCTATGGATAAGAAGGATGAGATGCAAGATGAAATGGGGAAAAGAAAGACGCAGGCGGATAAATTGTTGAAAGAATTAGTGAACACAATTAAAGTCAAGCAAGTAGAAGTTGGGAAAACTCTATCAGATTACACATCTCTCCAAAAACCACTAGCCGACATTATTGAAACCAATGATAGCTTAATAATAAAAATAGACCTTCCTGGTGTTACAAAGGAAGATATTGATATTGGAATTGCTGGTGAAACCATAGACATCATGGTAAAGTTCGAAGAGGAAAGTGAAGCTGACGACATCAATTACATCCAAAAAGAGAGAAGTTACGGTGAAACCAAAAGAACAATTAAACTCCCGTCAGAAATAAAGGTTAAGAAAGCATCAGCTAACTTCAAAGACTCTGTTTTAACCATTAAACTACCTAAAATAGAAAAAAGACTACACAAAATTGATATTAACTAA
- a CDS encoding PRC-barrel domain-containing protein, with product MKISDELIGKDVLDESGDQIGLVKDVDWDFETNTVKSIILKEAGISAKIGLGDNKIVPYELIEAIGDKVLIKGRVFKTE from the coding sequence ATGAAAATATCAGATGAATTGATTGGTAAAGATGTTTTAGATGAATCTGGAGACCAAATAGGGTTAGTTAAAGATGTGGATTGGGATTTTGAAACCAACACAGTAAAATCAATTATTTTAAAAGAAGCTGGGATATCAGCAAAAATTGGCCTAGGAGACAATAAAATAGTGCCCTATGAACTGATTGAAGCTATTGGCGATAAAGTACTAATTAAAGGCAGAGTTTTCAAGACCGAATAA